A window of Armatimonadota bacterium contains these coding sequences:
- a CDS encoding SPOR domain-containing protein has translation MADATEPQEPHRASRRLGVALWSLAAAILLVAIWGTLRGAGPTNRAAPTPLAPPTLLPEIAATNQPVLASAPAPRSLATSRPARRTPTAAPTAAARPVQYWIRFGPTEDLREVEALVARLSQSYAVVGRILTSDRQAGFRVVATPLRLRSAAEERRRTLAAVGIEASVVSDGDGSYRLDLGVFDSPSAAETRARQVRARGYPAVVQPNRVPVYTVVVGPAREAVALAIARTLQASGFAPTISRRP, from the coding sequence TTGGCGGACGCCACTGAGCCTCAAGAACCGCATCGGGCGAGCCGCCGCCTCGGCGTCGCGCTGTGGAGCCTAGCCGCGGCGATCTTGTTGGTGGCGATTTGGGGCACCTTGCGAGGGGCGGGTCCCACCAACCGGGCCGCCCCCACGCCGCTCGCTCCGCCCACCCTCCTGCCGGAGATCGCCGCCACGAACCAGCCCGTCCTGGCTTCCGCCCCTGCGCCCCGATCCCTTGCGACATCGCGGCCTGCACGCCGGACGCCCACGGCTGCACCCACCGCGGCGGCGCGACCCGTCCAATACTGGATCCGGTTCGGCCCCACCGAGGACCTGCGCGAAGTCGAGGCGCTGGTGGCGCGGCTGTCGCAGTCCTACGCGGTCGTCGGACGCATCCTGACGTCGGACCGGCAGGCGGGATTTCGCGTGGTCGCGACGCCGCTGCGCCTGCGCAGCGCGGCCGAAGAACGGCGGCGCACCCTGGCAGCTGTCGGGATCGAAGCCAGCGTCGTCTCGGACGGCGACGGCTCGTACCGCCTGGACCTGGGCGTATTCGATAGCCCGTCCGCTGCCGAAACACGGGCGCGCCAGGTGCGGGCGCGCGGCTACCCGGCGGTCGTCCAGCCCAACCGCGTCCCCGTGTATACGGTGGTGGTCGGCCCGGCCCGGGAGGCCGTGGCGCTGGCGATCGCCCGCACGCTCCAGGCCAGTGGGTTTGCTCCGACGATCAGCCGAAGACCCTGA
- the tadA gene encoding tRNA adenosine(34) deaminase TadA, translating to MNDETLMREALAEAERAAAYGEVPIGCVIAHRGRIVARGHDMRESLRDPTAHAEILAIRQAARALGSWRLEGCALYVTVEPCAMCAGAVVLARITRLVYGADSPNSGGVRTLFRICDDPRLNHRVEVSTGVLAKEAGELLRRFFRDLR from the coding sequence GTGAACGACGAAACGCTGATGCGCGAGGCGCTCGCGGAGGCCGAGCGGGCGGCCGCGTACGGTGAGGTGCCGATCGGCTGCGTGATCGCCCACCGAGGGCGCATCGTCGCCCGGGGTCACGACATGCGTGAGTCGCTGCGCGACCCCACCGCCCACGCCGAGATCCTGGCCATCCGCCAGGCGGCGCGCGCGTTGGGATCGTGGCGGCTGGAAGGATGCGCCCTGTACGTCACGGTGGAGCCGTGCGCGATGTGCGCCGGAGCCGTCGTGCTCGCCCGGATCACGCGGTTGGTCTACGGCGCCGACAGCCCCAACAGCGGCGGGGTGCGCACGCTGTTCCGGATCTGCGACGACCCTCGTCTCAATCACCGCGTCGAGGTGTCCACCGGTGTGCTGGCGAAGGAGGCCGGCGAACTGTTGCGGCGGTTCTTCCGCGACCTTCGGTAA
- a CDS encoding uracil-DNA glycosylase — protein MARDTLRGVKRDVVACRRCPRLVEYRERVAREKKPEYAAWHYWGKPVPGFGDPRARLLVVGLAPAAHGANRTGRMFTGDLPNGASVWLIRALHRAGFANQPTSTHRGDGLRLVDAYLTAAVRCAPPGNRPSSAELANCLPYLVRELRLLPDVRVIVPLGRVAFDAVLRALAHLGLALPRPRPAFAHGALIRFPGAMGGRPVPRILCTYHPSRQNTNTGKLTEKMLDCIFARARRMVGAAP, from the coding sequence ATGGCCCGCGATACGCTGCGAGGGGTGAAACGGGACGTGGTCGCATGCCGGCGCTGTCCGCGACTGGTCGAATACCGTGAGCGCGTGGCCCGGGAGAAGAAACCGGAGTATGCGGCCTGGCACTACTGGGGCAAGCCCGTCCCGGGCTTCGGCGACCCCCGCGCGCGGCTGCTGGTCGTCGGGCTGGCGCCCGCCGCACACGGAGCCAACCGCACCGGCCGGATGTTCACCGGCGATCTCCCCAATGGCGCGTCGGTCTGGTTGATCCGAGCATTGCACCGCGCCGGGTTCGCCAACCAGCCCACCAGCACGCACCGGGGCGACGGGCTGCGGTTGGTGGACGCCTACCTGACCGCGGCCGTCCGGTGCGCGCCGCCCGGCAATCGGCCGTCGTCTGCAGAACTCGCCAACTGCCTTCCCTACCTGGTGCGGGAGTTGCGGCTCTTGCCAGACGTACGGGTGATCGTCCCGCTCGGGAGGGTTGCGTTCGACGCGGTCCTCCGTGCGTTGGCGCATCTGGGCCTTGCCCTCCCACGCCCGCGGCCCGCCTTCGCGCACGGCGCACTGATCCGATTCCCAGGTGCGATGGGCGGACGACCGGTGCCACGGATCCTGTGCACCTACCACCCGAGCCGACAGAACACCAACACCGGCAAGCTCACGGAGAAGATGCTGGACTGCATCTTCGCCAGGGCCCGGCGAATGGTCGGGGCGGCGCCGTGA
- a CDS encoding acetate--CoA ligase → METSVLGGAVVWRPSEAYVERSRLRRFMREHGIADYDDLYRRSIEDMEWFWNAALAEMKVEWYRPYGQVCDASRGVEWARWFVGGKTNLAHNCLDKHRRAATADKPAIHWEGEDGSTRTLTYRQLHAEVCRAAAALRSLGVERGDRVALFLPMIPEVAVALLACAKIGAILTPVFSGFAADAVASRVRDCEAKVIVTADGFHRRGQVVPMLRTADAAAQACPSVQHMLVVQRVGTYEGWQPRRDVWWHEATADAPDEVPTEVMDAEDPFMIIYTSGTTGRPKGTVHVHAGFPIKAAQDMAFHFDVQEGDVMFWLTDMGWMMGPWEVLGVLALGATMVLYEGVPDHPHPGRLWELAARYGVTVLGIAPTAVRALMKYGDRLPQQHDLSSLRVLGSTGEPWNPEPYLWYFHNVGGRRCPIINYSGGTEISGGIVCGTVLHPCKPCSFAGPCLGIAADIYDTDGRPVRPGEVGELVITRPWPGMTRGFWRDPGRYLETYWSRWPGVWVHGDWAARDAEGFWYILGRSDDTIKIAGKRVGPAEVESALTAHPAVVEAATIGVPHEVKGEALVCFVVLCPGYAPSEVLREELRVLVADKLGKALRPEEVKFVADLPKTRNAKVMRRVLRAAYIGQDPGDVSSLENPKALEEIARAR, encoded by the coding sequence ATGGAAACCTCGGTGCTGGGTGGGGCGGTCGTCTGGCGTCCCAGCGAAGCCTACGTCGAGCGCAGCCGGCTTCGGCGCTTCATGCGGGAGCACGGAATCGCCGACTACGACGACCTGTACCGCCGATCGATCGAAGACATGGAGTGGTTCTGGAACGCGGCGTTGGCGGAGATGAAGGTCGAGTGGTACCGACCGTACGGGCAGGTCTGCGACGCGTCCCGGGGCGTCGAGTGGGCGCGGTGGTTCGTCGGCGGCAAGACCAACCTGGCACACAATTGCCTGGACAAACATCGGCGTGCCGCGACGGCCGACAAGCCGGCGATCCACTGGGAAGGTGAAGACGGGTCGACGCGTACGCTGACCTATCGCCAGCTGCACGCAGAAGTGTGCCGGGCAGCGGCGGCCTTGCGCAGCCTGGGCGTCGAGCGGGGCGATCGTGTGGCACTGTTTTTGCCGATGATCCCCGAGGTCGCCGTCGCGCTGCTGGCGTGCGCCAAGATCGGCGCCATCCTGACGCCCGTCTTCTCCGGCTTCGCAGCGGACGCAGTGGCCTCGCGCGTGCGCGACTGCGAGGCGAAGGTGATCGTGACCGCGGACGGCTTCCACCGGCGCGGGCAGGTCGTGCCGATGCTGCGGACTGCGGACGCCGCGGCCCAGGCGTGTCCGAGCGTACAGCACATGCTCGTGGTGCAGCGCGTCGGCACTTATGAGGGATGGCAGCCCCGCCGCGATGTCTGGTGGCACGAGGCGACCGCGGATGCCCCAGACGAGGTGCCCACCGAGGTGATGGACGCCGAGGATCCCTTCATGATCATCTACACGTCCGGGACCACCGGCCGTCCCAAGGGCACGGTGCACGTGCACGCCGGCTTTCCGATCAAGGCAGCCCAAGACATGGCCTTCCACTTCGACGTGCAGGAAGGCGACGTGATGTTCTGGCTGACCGACATGGGTTGGATGATGGGGCCGTGGGAGGTGCTGGGCGTCCTCGCGCTGGGCGCGACGATGGTCCTGTACGAGGGCGTGCCGGATCACCCGCATCCGGGCCGTCTGTGGGAACTCGCAGCGCGCTACGGCGTCACGGTGCTGGGGATCGCCCCGACCGCGGTGCGGGCGCTGATGAAATACGGAGACCGCCTCCCGCAGCAGCACGACCTGAGCTCGCTGCGGGTGCTGGGCTCCACAGGGGAGCCGTGGAACCCCGAGCCCTACCTATGGTACTTCCACAATGTCGGCGGGCGCCGGTGTCCGATCATCAACTACTCGGGAGGAACCGAAATCTCCGGCGGCATCGTGTGCGGCACCGTGCTGCACCCATGCAAGCCCTGTTCGTTCGCGGGGCCGTGCCTGGGAATCGCCGCGGACATCTACGACACCGACGGTCGTCCCGTTCGGCCGGGAGAAGTCGGTGAGCTGGTCATCACCCGACCGTGGCCGGGGATGACGCGCGGCTTCTGGCGCGATCCGGGGCGTTACCTAGAGACGTACTGGTCGCGGTGGCCGGGGGTGTGGGTTCACGGCGACTGGGCCGCGCGGGACGCCGAGGGCTTCTGGTACATCCTGGGACGGTCGGACGACACGATCAAGATCGCAGGCAAGCGAGTGGGCCCGGCGGAAGTGGAGTCGGCGCTGACGGCCCATCCCGCGGTGGTGGAGGCCGCGACGATCGGTGTGCCCCACGAGGTGAAGGGGGAGGCGTTGGTCTGCTTCGTCGTGCTGTGTCCGGGCTACGCGCCCTCCGAGGTCCTCCGCGAGGAACTACGCGTTCTCGTCGCGGACAAGCTGGGCAAGGCGCTGCGACCCGAGGAGGTGAAGTTCGTGGCCGACCTTCCGAAGACGCGCAACGCCAAGGTGATGCGCCGCGTCCTCCGCGCCGCCTACATAGGACAGGACCCGGGCGACGTGTCCAGCCTGGAGAACCCGAAGGCCCTAGAGGAGATCGCGCGGGCGCGCTAG
- a CDS encoding helix-turn-helix domain-containing protein, with product MTLEASVHAFRLRVIARAQALGNVSQACREFGISRTLFYRWRRRYLAYGPDGVYPRRWGPRRGRPSGLSAQDERAILALALAQPTCGPARLAVQLARPEHGAWHLAPATGTPHGCGDARGSVFAERQRTPITRA from the coding sequence ATGACCCTTGAGGCCAGTGTACATGCCTTCCGCCTGCGGGTGATAGCCCGGGCGCAGGCCCTGGGCAACGTCAGCCAGGCCTGCCGGGAGTTTGGGATCTCCCGGACGCTGTTCTACCGCTGGCGACGGCGGTACCTGGCCTATGGGCCCGACGGGGTCTACCCCCGACGATGGGGTCCCAGGCGCGGCCGGCCCTCGGGGCTCAGTGCCCAAGACGAACGAGCGATTCTGGCCCTGGCGCTGGCACAGCCTACCTGTGGGCCGGCCCGGCTGGCTGTGCAGTTGGCCCGCCCCGAACACGGCGCCTGGCACCTGGCCCCGGCCACGGGGACACCCCACGGCTGCGGCGACGCCCGGGGATCCGTGTTCGCGGAACGTCAGCGGACGCCGATCACACGCGCGTAG
- a CDS encoding diguanylate cyclase, producing MGASKRWRDKLAEVVRRIREALAFPEAAAWGSTGGEQTWHALLITHDPQPRRWVPTYTEPGWATSVAPDAAEAMELLRVEHYDLILLDLRTPSADPIELVQDIHAYRQVPIVVAGVRADRQVIGNALAAGADDFFYIDDTPQTSSFVLRHTMDRARLTGTLREGYTAAARDFLTGADSEQAFSAAYAAAMARSPHTGEDLSVIRLGVENLATINAAFGRHVGDLVLREVARMLRAQVRRTDHIGRLRGGQFAVLLPGAGSTRAEEVVTRLRAATAQLRLPEQPDLYLRLRIGWAVRGDVDTDPLAVAEHRMSAADPIVAGPPGAY from the coding sequence ATGGGAGCCTCGAAGCGGTGGCGCGACAAGCTCGCCGAAGTGGTGCGGCGGATCCGAGAAGCGCTCGCATTCCCAGAAGCCGCGGCGTGGGGCAGCACCGGAGGTGAGCAGACCTGGCACGCGCTGCTGATCACGCATGACCCCCAACCGCGGCGGTGGGTGCCCACCTATACGGAACCAGGGTGGGCGACGTCCGTGGCACCCGACGCCGCCGAGGCGATGGAACTGCTGAGGGTCGAACACTACGACCTGATCCTCCTCGACCTACGGACCCCCAGTGCCGATCCCATCGAGCTGGTGCAAGACATCCACGCCTATCGTCAAGTCCCCATCGTGGTGGCGGGGGTGCGTGCCGATCGGCAGGTGATTGGGAATGCGCTCGCCGCCGGAGCGGACGACTTCTTCTACATCGACGACACCCCACAGACATCGTCATTCGTTCTGCGCCACACGATGGATCGGGCGCGCCTGACCGGCACGTTGCGGGAAGGATACACGGCGGCCGCACGCGACTTCCTGACCGGTGCCGACAGCGAGCAGGCGTTCTCCGCCGCCTACGCCGCCGCGATGGCCCGCTCGCCCCATACGGGTGAGGACCTGTCGGTGATCCGGTTGGGGGTGGAGAATCTGGCCACGATCAACGCCGCGTTCGGTCGCCACGTGGGCGATTTGGTGCTGCGCGAGGTCGCGCGGATGCTGCGGGCCCAGGTGCGGAGGACCGACCACATCGGCAGGCTGCGCGGGGGACAGTTCGCCGTCCTGTTGCCGGGCGCGGGCAGCACACGGGCCGAGGAGGTCGTGACGCGGCTTCGGGCGGCCACGGCCCAACTGCGGTTGCCCGAACAGCCCGACCTCTACCTGCGCCTGCGCATCGGATGGGCCGTCCGCGGCGACGTCGACACAGACCCCCTCGCGGTCGCAGAGCACCGCATGAGCGCCGCCGATCCGATCGTCGCCGGGCCCCCCGGGGCGTACTAG
- a CDS encoding ACT domain-containing protein: protein MAKDLTVVLEDRPGTLAALGETLGRAGINIEGICGFTAAGKGILHVLVDDAAAARAALEDVGIEVRGERDVLVLEAEDRPGALGQIARKIAAAGANVDVVYLATANRIVIGADDLDRVRAAVS from the coding sequence ATGGCGAAGGACCTCACCGTCGTGCTGGAAGACCGGCCGGGCACGCTCGCGGCCCTGGGCGAGACGCTGGGCAGAGCCGGCATCAACATCGAGGGCATATGCGGGTTCACAGCGGCGGGCAAGGGGATCCTCCACGTGCTGGTCGATGATGCCGCCGCCGCCCGCGCCGCCCTGGAGGACGTGGGCATCGAGGTGCGCGGGGAGCGCGACGTGCTGGTGCTCGAGGCTGAGGACCGGCCGGGCGCTCTGGGACAGATCGCGCGCAAGATCGCCGCTGCCGGCGCGAACGTCGACGTCGTCTACCTGGCGACAGCCAACCGTATCGTCATCGGCGCCGACGACCTCGACAGGGTCCGCGCGGCCGTCTCCTGA